A single genomic interval of Stieleria maiorica harbors:
- a CDS encoding ATP-dependent DNA ligase: protein MIRFAQLYNELDSTTKTNEKIAAMVFYFADAAPSDAAWATYFLSGNKLRRLVSTALLRDWAAQRAGIPQWLFEESYHAVGDLAETFSLVVPSGESPTDESLTRWVECRLKPLGSMSEAEQHEAVLRIWADTPARMRLVVMKLITGAFRVGVSKRLVTRAIAGHAGLPVDVIAHRLMGDFVPSADAFASLIDPATGDAVPSKPYPFCLAHPIDIDRGPEVLGDASEYVAEWKWDGIRGQIIRRSGASFLWSRGEELMENRWPEIESAAESLPDGTVLDGEILAAIPGGPVLPFSQLQRRIGRKKVGKKLLAEVPVVFHAFDIMEHHGQDIRSLGYAERRDRLEETLASIEHPHLTATELIEGESWDVWAETRATSRGQNAEGLMLKKKDAPYDVGRVRGTWWKWKVAPHTIDAVLIYAQKGHGRRSGLFTDYTFALWQDDQLVPIAKAYSGLTDQEIRQVDRFVRQNTNDSFGPVRSVTPTLVMELAFEGLQRSGRHKSGVATRFPRILRWRHDKRPEDANTLAELLALLPES, encoded by the coding sequence ATGATTCGATTCGCCCAACTGTACAACGAACTCGACTCGACCACGAAGACCAACGAGAAGATCGCGGCGATGGTTTTCTACTTCGCCGACGCCGCTCCGTCCGATGCCGCTTGGGCGACTTATTTCCTGTCCGGCAATAAACTTCGACGTCTTGTGTCGACTGCCCTATTGCGGGACTGGGCCGCCCAGCGGGCCGGGATTCCACAGTGGTTGTTCGAAGAGTCGTATCACGCGGTGGGCGATCTGGCAGAAACGTTTTCGCTGGTCGTCCCGTCAGGGGAATCGCCAACCGACGAATCGTTGACTCGATGGGTCGAGTGCCGGTTGAAGCCACTGGGTTCGATGAGCGAAGCGGAGCAGCACGAGGCGGTGCTGCGGATTTGGGCCGACACGCCCGCGCGGATGCGGTTGGTGGTGATGAAGCTGATCACCGGCGCCTTTCGCGTCGGTGTCAGCAAACGCTTGGTCACCCGGGCGATCGCCGGCCACGCCGGGCTGCCCGTTGATGTGATTGCTCACCGGCTGATGGGAGATTTCGTTCCGTCGGCCGATGCGTTTGCGTCGTTAATCGACCCGGCGACCGGGGATGCGGTTCCGAGCAAGCCGTACCCCTTTTGCCTGGCACATCCGATCGACATCGACAGGGGCCCTGAGGTTCTGGGTGACGCGTCGGAGTATGTCGCGGAGTGGAAGTGGGACGGGATCCGTGGGCAAATTATCCGTCGGTCCGGCGCGAGTTTTCTTTGGTCGCGTGGCGAGGAATTGATGGAGAATCGCTGGCCGGAGATCGAGTCGGCGGCCGAATCGCTGCCCGATGGAACGGTACTGGACGGTGAGATCTTGGCGGCGATTCCCGGCGGTCCGGTCCTGCCCTTTTCTCAATTGCAGCGCCGGATCGGTCGCAAGAAGGTCGGTAAAAAACTGCTCGCCGAAGTGCCCGTCGTCTTCCATGCCTTCGACATTATGGAGCATCACGGCCAGGACATTCGCTCGCTCGGCTATGCCGAGCGCCGGGATCGCTTGGAAGAAACACTGGCATCGATCGAGCATCCGCATCTTACCGCGACCGAATTGATCGAAGGAGAAAGCTGGGATGTGTGGGCGGAAACGCGAGCGACCAGTCGCGGGCAAAACGCCGAAGGATTGATGCTGAAGAAGAAGGACGCACCGTACGACGTCGGTCGCGTTCGCGGCACGTGGTGGAAATGGAAAGTCGCCCCACACACCATCGACGCGGTGCTGATTTATGCACAGAAAGGTCACGGTCGCCGATCGGGATTGTTCACCGACTACACGTTTGCACTTTGGCAAGATGACCAGTTGGTCCCCATCGCCAAGGCATACAGTGGGCTGACGGATCAAGAGATCCGTCAGGTGGATCGATTCGTGCGACAGAACACCAACGACTCGTTTGGCCCCGTCCGAAGCGTCACTCCGACGTTGGTGATGGAACTGGCGTTCGAGGGACTGCAGCGGAGCGGCCGGCACAAGAGCGGGGTCGCGACACGATTTCCAAGGATCCTCCGTTGGCGGCACGACAAACGCCCCGAGGATGCGAACACGCTGGCGGAACTACTCGCATTGCTGCCGGAATCGTGA